In Antennarius striatus isolate MH-2024 chromosome 8, ASM4005453v1, whole genome shotgun sequence, a single window of DNA contains:
- the dusp5 gene encoding dual specificity protein phosphatase 5 isoform X1, translating to MKVSSIDCRRLRKIISKEYGSCLIVDCRPYFSFTNSNIKGSVNVNLNSVVIRRSRGGPVPLQFVIPDERALFRLREGRISAIVALDDRTSHWQKLKTNSVAQIVINTLSHLANGTNVCFLKGGYENFHSQYPELCTEMKTIDQRGIETERGFSSHSDKLSHPKPDYDQGKPVEILPFLFLGSAYHASREDYLNSLHITALLNVSRNDRQPAKGQYNYKWIPVEDSHMADISSHFQEAIEFIVSLTVLSDHVKQSGGKVLVHCEAGISRSPTICIAYIMRMQQLRLDAAFDIIKQRREVISPNFSFMDQLLQFELEVLSMAPTHASTPEPTTTCPPQSASFFANDFTTTFNAKNFEPSRFTLPTSCL from the exons ATGAAAGTGTCGAGCATAGACTGTCGCCGTCTGAGGAAAATTATCAGTAAGGAATATGGAAGCTGCCTTATTGTGGATTGCCGGCCTTATTTCTCATTCACGAACTCCAACATAAAAGGCTCTGTAAATGTCAATCTCAATTCAGTGGTGATCCGCAGGTCTCGGGGAGGGCCGGTACCACTGCAGTTTGTGATACCGGACGAGAGAGCCCTGTTCAGGCTTCGGGAGGGGAGAATCTCGGCTATCGTAGCACTGGATGACCGGACATCCCACTGGCAAAAGCTGAAAACGAACAGTGTAGCGCAAATAGTAATAAACACCCTCTCACACCTGGCGAACGGGACGAACGTTTGTTTCCTGAAAG GAGGTTACGAGAACTTCCACTCTCAATACCCTGAACTTTGCACTGAGATGAAAACCATCGACCAAAGAGGAATTGAAACAGAGAGAGGCTTCAGCAGCCACAGTGATAAGCTTTCTCACCCCAAACCGGATTATGATCAG GGTAAACCTGTAGAGATCCTGCCTTTTCTCTTCCTTGGTAGTGCCTATCATGCCTCCAGAGAGGACTATCTCAACAGTCTTCACATTACAGCCTTGCTCAATGTATCCCGAAACGACCGTCAGCCGGCTAAGGGCCAATACAACTACAAATGGATACCAGTGGAGGACAGTCACATGGCTGACATCAGTTCCCACTTTCAAGAGGCAATAGAGTTCATTG tTTCTCTCACTGTCCTTTCAGATCATGTGAAGCAGTCAGGGGGAAAGGTCCTGGTGCACTGCGAAGCAGGGATATCACGCTCACCAACCATTTGCATTGCTTATATCATGAGGATGCAGCAGCTGCGGCTGGATGCGGCCTTCGACATCATCAAGCAGCGCCGGGAGGTCATTTCACCCAACTTCAGCTTCATGgatcagctgctgcagtttgagTTAGAGGTCCTCTCCATGGCCCCAACTCATGCTTCCACACCTGAACCAACTACAACCTGCCCCCCACAATCTGCCTCCTTTTTTGCCAATGACTTCACCACCACTTTCAACGCCAAAAACTTCGAGCCATCTAGGTTCACTCTACCTACCTCCTGCCTCTAA
- the dusp5 gene encoding dual specificity protein phosphatase 5 isoform X2, with the protein MKVSSIDCRRLRKIISKEYGSCLIVDCRPYFSFTNSNIKGSVNVNLNSVVIRRSRGGPVPLQFVIPDERALFRLREGRISAIVALDDRTSHWQKLKTNSVAQIVINTLSHLANGTNVCFLKGGYENFHSQYPELCTEMKTIDQRGIETERGFSSHSDKLSHPKPDYDQGKPVEILPFLFLGSAYHASREDYLNSLHITALLNVSRNDRQPAKGQYNYKWIPVEDSHMADISSHFQEAIEFIDHVKQSGGKVLVHCEAGISRSPTICIAYIMRMQQLRLDAAFDIIKQRREVISPNFSFMDQLLQFELEVLSMAPTHASTPEPTTTCPPQSASFFANDFTTTFNAKNFEPSRFTLPTSCL; encoded by the exons ATGAAAGTGTCGAGCATAGACTGTCGCCGTCTGAGGAAAATTATCAGTAAGGAATATGGAAGCTGCCTTATTGTGGATTGCCGGCCTTATTTCTCATTCACGAACTCCAACATAAAAGGCTCTGTAAATGTCAATCTCAATTCAGTGGTGATCCGCAGGTCTCGGGGAGGGCCGGTACCACTGCAGTTTGTGATACCGGACGAGAGAGCCCTGTTCAGGCTTCGGGAGGGGAGAATCTCGGCTATCGTAGCACTGGATGACCGGACATCCCACTGGCAAAAGCTGAAAACGAACAGTGTAGCGCAAATAGTAATAAACACCCTCTCACACCTGGCGAACGGGACGAACGTTTGTTTCCTGAAAG GAGGTTACGAGAACTTCCACTCTCAATACCCTGAACTTTGCACTGAGATGAAAACCATCGACCAAAGAGGAATTGAAACAGAGAGAGGCTTCAGCAGCCACAGTGATAAGCTTTCTCACCCCAAACCGGATTATGATCAG GGTAAACCTGTAGAGATCCTGCCTTTTCTCTTCCTTGGTAGTGCCTATCATGCCTCCAGAGAGGACTATCTCAACAGTCTTCACATTACAGCCTTGCTCAATGTATCCCGAAACGACCGTCAGCCGGCTAAGGGCCAATACAACTACAAATGGATACCAGTGGAGGACAGTCACATGGCTGACATCAGTTCCCACTTTCAAGAGGCAATAGAGTTCATTG ATCATGTGAAGCAGTCAGGGGGAAAGGTCCTGGTGCACTGCGAAGCAGGGATATCACGCTCACCAACCATTTGCATTGCTTATATCATGAGGATGCAGCAGCTGCGGCTGGATGCGGCCTTCGACATCATCAAGCAGCGCCGGGAGGTCATTTCACCCAACTTCAGCTTCATGgatcagctgctgcagtttgagTTAGAGGTCCTCTCCATGGCCCCAACTCATGCTTCCACACCTGAACCAACTACAACCTGCCCCCCACAATCTGCCTCCTTTTTTGCCAATGACTTCACCACCACTTTCAACGCCAAAAACTTCGAGCCATCTAGGTTCACTCTACCTACCTCCTGCCTCTAA